Proteins encoded in a region of the Marinicella rhabdoformis genome:
- a CDS encoding amidohydrolase family protein, whose translation MKLMHPLFLLVVLFTPALSAQNMHNQKHEEILITNAMIVAGVGTPAEGPYDIHIKKGLIHQLSQSKEDSDSRKAIPHQIDAEGGYVLPGFINMHAHTMYKRSGMDMAQPYQHYLWLASGITTIRDLGSDLEQTLKDKKQSAAHDIIAPRVFVYPGIWGNHTEKDLKDKMSGLLKKDIDGFKFGMMDKQTFHAASKIANKHNMPVANHVGVEDMTTWDNIKAGTTTIEHWYGVPDAALHGVQHFPGDMNYSNELHRFRFAGRLWREAQPEKLTAVLKAMVEAGVAWNPTLDIYEASRDLQRAVTAPWFQDYLHPGLEQFFKPDPDSHGSFFWGWTSEDETYWKNNYQIWFKALRQFADLGGTITTGEDGGYIYQLFGFGYLRELQLQQEAGFHPLEVIKHATVNSAKVLGQGNKLGQIRVGYTADMVIVNGNPLADFNVLLPRNIKPITGDESTGGIVWTIKDGIPYHAPTMLKAVRDMVKESRKENRINYLVDEK comes from the coding sequence ATGAAATTGATGCACCCTTTGTTCTTACTTGTTGTGCTATTCACTCCTGCGCTTTCAGCACAAAACATGCACAATCAAAAACATGAAGAAATATTAATCACAAATGCCATGATTGTGGCTGGTGTAGGTACCCCGGCAGAAGGCCCTTATGACATACACATCAAAAAAGGATTGATTCACCAACTCAGTCAAAGCAAAGAAGACAGCGATTCCCGCAAAGCGATTCCCCATCAAATCGATGCCGAAGGTGGCTACGTTTTACCTGGTTTCATCAACATGCACGCACACACCATGTACAAAAGGTCAGGCATGGACATGGCCCAGCCTTACCAGCACTATTTGTGGCTGGCCAGCGGCATCACAACAATCAGGGATCTCGGCAGTGACTTAGAACAAACCCTCAAAGACAAGAAACAAAGTGCTGCCCATGACATCATTGCACCGCGTGTTTTTGTTTATCCGGGTATCTGGGGCAACCACACCGAAAAAGATTTGAAAGACAAAATGTCAGGGCTTTTGAAAAAAGACATAGACGGTTTTAAGTTTGGCATGATGGACAAACAAACCTTTCACGCAGCATCAAAAATCGCCAACAAACACAATATGCCTGTGGCAAACCATGTAGGCGTGGAAGACATGACTACTTGGGATAACATCAAAGCTGGTACCACCACCATTGAACATTGGTATGGTGTGCCAGATGCGGCCTTACATGGTGTGCAACATTTCCCCGGGGACATGAATTACAGCAATGAATTGCATCGCTTTCGATTTGCTGGTCGCTTGTGGCGTGAAGCCCAGCCTGAAAAGTTAACAGCCGTATTGAAAGCCATGGTTGAGGCAGGTGTGGCATGGAACCCTACTTTGGACATTTATGAGGCTTCTCGTGATTTACAACGCGCCGTCACTGCACCTTGGTTCCAAGATTATTTACACCCTGGTTTAGAACAGTTTTTCAAACCAGATCCTGACTCTCACGGCTCTTTCTTTTGGGGCTGGACTTCTGAAGACGAAACTTATTGGAAGAACAATTACCAAATTTGGTTCAAAGCCTTGCGCCAATTTGCAGACTTGGGCGGCACCATCACCACAGGAGAGGATGGTGGTTATATATACCAACTGTTTGGCTTTGGCTATTTGCGTGAACTGCAATTACAACAAGAAGCTGGCTTTCACCCTCTGGAGGTCATCAAACATGCCACAGTCAATTCTGCCAAAGTGCTCGGCCAAGGTAATAAATTAGGCCAAATTAGGGTAGGTTATACCGCCGATATGGTCATCGTCAACGGTAACCCATTGGCTGATTTTAATGTCCTGTTACCCAGAAACATCAAGCCCATCACTGGCGATGAAAGCACCGGTGGCATAGTTTGGACCATCAAAGACGGCATCCCTTACCACGCCCCCACAATGCTCAAAGCAGTTCGGGACATGGTTAAAGAATCAAGAAAAGAAAATAGAATCAATTATTTAGTGGATGAAAAATAA
- a CDS encoding VOC family protein: MKYLHTMVRVSDLDASLQFYIDALGLVEHSRRDVEAGRFTLVFLHAPGDEEAQVELTYNWDESGYDSGRNFGHLAYHVDDIYALCQHMKDQGITINRPPRDGRMAFVKSPDGISIELLQKGEALPLVEPWLSMENDGSW, encoded by the coding sequence ATGAAATATTTACACACCATGGTGCGCGTCAGTGATTTAGACGCCTCACTTCAATTTTACATTGATGCTTTGGGCTTGGTTGAGCATTCACGCAGGGATGTGGAAGCGGGACGGTTTACCCTGGTCTTTTTACATGCCCCCGGTGACGAAGAGGCTCAAGTCGAGTTGACTTATAACTGGGACGAATCTGGTTATGATTCAGGACGTAATTTTGGTCATTTGGCCTACCACGTCGATGACATTTATGCTTTGTGCCAACACATGAAAGACCAGGGTATCACCATAAACAGGCCACCTCGTGATGGCCGCATGGCATTTGTTAAATCGCCTGATGGAATTTCAATTGAACTGCTACAAAAAGGTGAGGCTTTGCCTTTGGTTGAACCTTGGTTGTCAATGGAAAATGACGGCAGCTGGTAA